From the Chryseobacterium sp. G0201 genome, the window TTGATAAAGTTGTTTGTCCTAAAACCAAAACCTCTTTAGATGCAGGACCAGGTTTCGACAGCTACCTTTGGAGCACAGGCGCAACAACACCTTCTATTACGAACGTTTCGGCCGGAACCTATTGGGTAGATCTTACTTTTGACGGCTGTACGTACAGACAAACTGTAAATGTAACAGAATCTGTTTTACCAGCAATCGTTTCCATCGAAATCAACGGAAATACAGTAACAGTCGGTGCAAGTGGCGGAACTCCTCCCTATGAATATTCTTTGGATGGAAATAATTGGCAAAGTTCTAATGTTTTCCAGAATGTACCGAGAGGAAATCACGTTTTACATGTTAGAGATTCCAGAAATTGTGATGAAATTACGAGAACATTTACTATCATTAATTTGATCAATACCATCACTCCAAATCATGACGGACATAATGATGATATTGATTATTCGGAATTAATGGGCAATAGCAATCTTGAATTCAGAATATTCGACAGATATGGTGCCGAAGTCTTCCGAGGAGCTCCTACCAATCGATTTACCTGGGATGGAAGCTTGGGCGGAAGACCTGTAAGTACGGCAACTTACTGGTATTTTATAAGCTGGACAGAATTCGGAGGAAGCACAAGCGTAAAATATACAAGCTGGCTATTGGTAAAGAACAGATAAATTAATGCATATAACAAACTAGGTTTATAACATTCATTAACAGTTTTATTATAAAGTTTAATATAACTTTAACCTGATTTCACTATTTAAGTAGGTATAAATTATTGGATTTCTATGTAATTTTGCCTCATTATATGAAGAAACTTATTACTCTAGTAGTCTTGCTTTTTCTGGTAAAAATCAATGCTCAAATATATAACGGAGAGGTCTTTTTAAGAGACAATTCGGTATTATATCTAAATCAGGTTTATGTAACCAATCTTACTACGCAAAGAACTGTTCTTACAGATTATAATGGTGATTTCAATATTGCTGCAAATGCTGGAGATGTTATTCGTTTTACCTCAATTGTTACCGAAAGGAAGGATATTATATTATCTCCTCAAATGCTTGGCTCTAAAAATTTAATTGAATTAAAAATAGCCTACCACGATATTCAGGAAGTTATCATCAGTAGATTTAAACCTACCGGAAATTTGAGATATGATGTAAACGCTCTTAAAAAAGAAAACAAAGCTCTGGCGCTGAAAAAAGTAATCGGCTTACCGGAACCAAAAGGCGACGGAAATCCACCGGAACTACCTGTTGCAGGACTTCGAGATGGCGGACTTACCTTTAGTTTAGAAAGTATCTACGATATTTTATCCGGAGAAAGGAAGAAAAAACAACGTTACGTTGCCTACGAAAAGATGAACAGCTCTGTTGCTCAAATTAAAAATTATTTAGGAAAAGATTATTTCCTGAAGTTTAAAATTCCGGAGAATTTGATTGATAATTTCCTTCAGTTCGTGTACACTTCAGAAAATATTCAACCATATATTATGAATGGTAATTTTGAGGCGGTAAAAATCCCGATTGAAAAGTATATGCCTATTTATCAGAGAAGACTTAGAAATTCTCACCTTCAGGATATTATAAAATAAATTAGCATCATATTTGCTGTAAAGGAATGTATGTCATAAAATTTAGTGATCTACATTCCTTTATTTTTTAAAAATATTTTTAATTTTATGACATAATTGGGTGTTACAGCTGTTATTATTAATTTCAATTTAGAAAACACCTAATTCTCAAAACACAATAAAGAAAAAGATTAATTTATTTTTTAAAACTTAATATTAGTGAATGAAAAAGTTACTTTTACTCTTTAGTACAGTGTTATTTTTTGGACTTCTTTCTGCTCAGAGAAAAGACAAAGATTACAGCAACATTTTAAAAAGCAAAAACATTTATGAGATAAATGCTTTCTTAAGAGATGCACACCCCGATGATCCGCGCAGATCCGTTCTAAAGCCAAGAGTAATGGAAATGATGAAGGAATATATTAAAACCGCGCGTCCCGAAGATCAGAAAGTAAAACAAATGCAAGAGCAGCTTGCTTTGTTGAAGAGAAGACCTTCAACTAAAATCTCTTTTGATGAGATGAACGCCATCATTAAACAAAAACAGATTGCAAAATATAATGCAGAATTACAGGCAAAACAATCTTTGGTTGTTTATACTCCCAGTAATGCAAAAAATGTATATGTTACCAACACAACCGCAGCAGCTTCAACAGCCGTTATTGCTGATACAGAAGCGGAAGAATTCAACATGCTGATGGCTGTTTCTCCCACGGAGCATAAGAATAAAACCGTACAGATATTAAACTCACTTTTCGATAATGACCCGATGAGTAAAGAATGTATCGTGCTTATTCAAAATAAATCCGACTGTAATATTATCGTAAGAATGGAAGGAATAGGTACTACAAAATACAGGCTTGCCGTTCCTGCTCATAACGAAAGTTCTGTTGTTGTGAATAAAGGTGATTATCTTTTTACAAGTGTTGTATGCGGATCTCAATATGCCTCTCAAAAAACAATCCAAAAACCTCTGATGGTGGCATTGGGAAGTTCTGCAAAAAAATAATAAATCCCCACATCCTTCTTTTATAGTTAAAAAACAAGGTCATCTTTCTAAATTTTGCTATTTTTGCAAGATTTTATATATCTCATGGGCAAAAATAAATTAGCAAGATTCGCTGAAAACAAAATATTACCAAACGTTATCCAACCAACAAGAGACGAAGCTTTAAATAGCTTTGGACTAAAAGGAAAATGGAGAACAGATTTCTTTAAAAACGATAACCCTATTGTTCTTGAATTAGGCTGTGGTAAAGGAGAATATTCTGTAGGTCTTGCAAAAACTTTCCCCGAGAAAAATTTTATTGGTATCGATATCAAAGGAGCAA encodes:
- a CDS encoding DUF6759 domain-containing protein, with the protein product MKKLLLLFSTVLFFGLLSAQRKDKDYSNILKSKNIYEINAFLRDAHPDDPRRSVLKPRVMEMMKEYIKTARPEDQKVKQMQEQLALLKRRPSTKISFDEMNAIIKQKQIAKYNAELQAKQSLVVYTPSNAKNVYVTNTTAAASTAVIADTEAEEFNMLMAVSPTEHKNKTVQILNSLFDNDPMSKECIVLIQNKSDCNIIVRMEGIGTTKYRLAVPAHNESSVVVNKGDYLFTSVVCGSQYASQKTIQKPLMVALGSSAKK